Proteins encoded within one genomic window of Catharus ustulatus isolate bCatUst1 chromosome 10, bCatUst1.pri.v2, whole genome shotgun sequence:
- the PLSCR5 gene encoding phospholipid scramblase family member 5 isoform X3 — protein sequence MISPATWAPKAGIRAAILGTETSSKYEIKNHLGQRVYFAVEENGCFDRRLCAPVRAFTMRIADNAGHEVIRVIRPLRCSSCCCPCFLQQLEVQSPPGTVAGYVVQNWDPFLPKFTIQNQSKEDVLKIIGPCATCGCFEDVDFEVKALNEMTTIGKISKYWSGFVNNVFTNTANFGIQVPVDLDVRIKAVMIGACFLIDLMFFENSLDGL from the exons ATGATTTCCCCAGCAACTTGGGCACCCAAGGCAGGAATACGAGCTG CCATACTTGGCACGGAGACCTCCAGCAAATACGAGATAAAAAACCACTTGGGGCAGAGGGTGTACTTTGCAGTGGAGGAGAACGGCTGCTTTGACCGCCGGCTGTGCGCGCCCGTCCGGGCGTTCACCATGCGCATCGCAGACAATGCGGGCCACGAGGTGATCCGGGTCATCCGGCCCTTgaggtgcagcagctgctgctgcccctgcttcctgcagcag TTAGAAGTTCAGTCCCCACCAGGTACAGTAGCTGGGTATGTTGTACAGAACTGGGACCCTTTTCTGCCAAAGTTTACTATACAGAACCAAAGTAAAGAAGATGTGCTAAAAATAATTGGCCCATGTGCAACCTGTGGCTGTTTTGAAGATGTTGACTTTGAG GTAAAAGCTCTCAACGAGATGACAACGATCGGCAAAATTTCCAAGTACTGGTCTGGATTTGTCAACAACGTCTTTACCAACACCGCCAACTTTGGGATCCAGGTCCCTGTAGATCTTGACGTGAGGATCAAGGCAGTGATGATTGGTGCTTGTTTCCTCATT GACTTAATGTTCTTTGAAAATTCCTTGGATGGATTATAG
- the PLSCR5 gene encoding phospholipid scramblase family member 5 isoform X1, protein MISPATWAPKAGIRAESQGQTNPIFKDYLPGSSDVPQLVEPTSLWKQTSRTHNLPPGLEYLNQLDQIIIHQQVELLEAILGTETSSKYEIKNHLGQRVYFAVEENGCFDRRLCAPVRAFTMRIADNAGHEVIRVIRPLRCSSCCCPCFLQQLEVQSPPGTVAGYVVQNWDPFLPKFTIQNQSKEDVLKIIGPCATCGCFEDVDFEVKALNEMTTIGKISKYWSGFVNNVFTNTANFGIQVPVDLDVRIKAVMIGACFLIDLMFFENSLDGL, encoded by the exons ATGATTTCCCCAGCAACTTGGGCACCCAAGGCAGGAATACGAGCTG aatctCAGGGACAAACCAACCCAATCTTTAAGGATTACCTCCCTGGTTCTTCTGATGTTCCTCAACTTGTTGAACCAACAAGTCTCTGGAAGCAAACATCACGTACTCATAATTTGCCACCTGGTCTGGAGTACCTGAACCAG cTGGACCAGATAATTATTCATCAGCAAGTGGAGCTTCTGGAAG CCATACTTGGCACGGAGACCTCCAGCAAATACGAGATAAAAAACCACTTGGGGCAGAGGGTGTACTTTGCAGTGGAGGAGAACGGCTGCTTTGACCGCCGGCTGTGCGCGCCCGTCCGGGCGTTCACCATGCGCATCGCAGACAATGCGGGCCACGAGGTGATCCGGGTCATCCGGCCCTTgaggtgcagcagctgctgctgcccctgcttcctgcagcag TTAGAAGTTCAGTCCCCACCAGGTACAGTAGCTGGGTATGTTGTACAGAACTGGGACCCTTTTCTGCCAAAGTTTACTATACAGAACCAAAGTAAAGAAGATGTGCTAAAAATAATTGGCCCATGTGCAACCTGTGGCTGTTTTGAAGATGTTGACTTTGAG GTAAAAGCTCTCAACGAGATGACAACGATCGGCAAAATTTCCAAGTACTGGTCTGGATTTGTCAACAACGTCTTTACCAACACCGCCAACTTTGGGATCCAGGTCCCTGTAGATCTTGACGTGAGGATCAAGGCAGTGATGATTGGTGCTTGTTTCCTCATT GACTTAATGTTCTTTGAAAATTCCTTGGATGGATTATAG
- the PLSCR5 gene encoding phospholipid scramblase family member 5 isoform X2, translating into MASQESQGQTNPIFKDYLPGSSDVPQLVEPTSLWKQTSRTHNLPPGLEYLNQLDQIIIHQQVELLEAILGTETSSKYEIKNHLGQRVYFAVEENGCFDRRLCAPVRAFTMRIADNAGHEVIRVIRPLRCSSCCCPCFLQQLEVQSPPGTVAGYVVQNWDPFLPKFTIQNQSKEDVLKIIGPCATCGCFEDVDFEVKALNEMTTIGKISKYWSGFVNNVFTNTANFGIQVPVDLDVRIKAVMIGACFLIDLMFFENSLDGL; encoded by the exons ATGGCCTCTCAAG aatctCAGGGACAAACCAACCCAATCTTTAAGGATTACCTCCCTGGTTCTTCTGATGTTCCTCAACTTGTTGAACCAACAAGTCTCTGGAAGCAAACATCACGTACTCATAATTTGCCACCTGGTCTGGAGTACCTGAACCAG cTGGACCAGATAATTATTCATCAGCAAGTGGAGCTTCTGGAAG CCATACTTGGCACGGAGACCTCCAGCAAATACGAGATAAAAAACCACTTGGGGCAGAGGGTGTACTTTGCAGTGGAGGAGAACGGCTGCTTTGACCGCCGGCTGTGCGCGCCCGTCCGGGCGTTCACCATGCGCATCGCAGACAATGCGGGCCACGAGGTGATCCGGGTCATCCGGCCCTTgaggtgcagcagctgctgctgcccctgcttcctgcagcag TTAGAAGTTCAGTCCCCACCAGGTACAGTAGCTGGGTATGTTGTACAGAACTGGGACCCTTTTCTGCCAAAGTTTACTATACAGAACCAAAGTAAAGAAGATGTGCTAAAAATAATTGGCCCATGTGCAACCTGTGGCTGTTTTGAAGATGTTGACTTTGAG GTAAAAGCTCTCAACGAGATGACAACGATCGGCAAAATTTCCAAGTACTGGTCTGGATTTGTCAACAACGTCTTTACCAACACCGCCAACTTTGGGATCCAGGTCCCTGTAGATCTTGACGTGAGGATCAAGGCAGTGATGATTGGTGCTTGTTTCCTCATT GACTTAATGTTCTTTGAAAATTCCTTGGATGGATTATAG